One Perca flavescens isolate YP-PL-M2 chromosome 9, PFLA_1.0, whole genome shotgun sequence genomic window carries:
- the lingo3a gene encoding leucine-rich repeat and immunoglobulin-like domain-containing nogo receptor-interacting protein 3a — MGVSLGQDVGWLLPFLFLLLMVTVLPTQGQGCPQRCECISKLKTVSCYGRRLSALPDGIPLDTKTLDLSGNKLRWVEHGDLLPYSRLEKLDLSENIISVLEPNAFSSLQNLQSLSLRGNQLKLVPMGAFSRLSNLTSLDLSGNKIVILLDFTFQDLKSLKNLEVGDNDLVYISNKAFLGLVGLRELTIERCNLTSVSSQSLSYLHNLVALRLRYLSISTLEDQNFRKLGNLRGLEIDHWPFLEHISPHSLQGLNLSWLSITHTNITSVPTSALRSLAHLTSLNLSYNPISVLESWALRDLVRLKELHLVNTNLVAVQPYALGGLRQISLLNLSTNGLVSLEEGAFQSVNTLETLRLDGNPLACDCRLLWILQRRKTLNFESASPVCMTPVEVQGRALNAFSDSALFDHFTCQKPKIRNRKLQQVTAREGQVVSFICKAEGEPTPVIFWISPQRRRITTKSSGRLTVLPEGTLEIRYAQVTDSGTYICIASNAGGNDTYFATLTVSGLPLDAALMANRTYYAGDLNDTNLNDTRVFLKFTLDLKTILISTAMGCIMFLGVVLFCFILLFVWSRGRGQHKNNFSVEYSFRKVDGPAASGGQGGARKFNMKMI; from the coding sequence ATGGGGGTGAGCCTGGGCCAGGATGTAGGCTGGCTCCTGCCTTTCCTGTTCTTGCTACTGATGGTCACAGTGTTACCCACGCAGGGTCAAGGATGTCCACAGCGTTGTGAGTGCATTTCAAAACTCAAGACTGTGTCCTGTTATGGTAGACGCCTGTCCGCACTGCCAGATGGCATCCCACTGGACACCAAGACCCTGGACCTAAGTGGGAATAAACTTCGCTGGGTAGAGCATGGGGACCTTCTTCCATATTCACGTCTTGAAAAGCTGGACTTGAGTGAGAACATTATCAGTGTCCTGGAACCGAATGCTTTTTCTAGTCTCCAGAACCTGCAGTCGCTTTCACTGAGGGGTAATCAATTGAAACTGGTCCCCATGGGGGCTTTCTCACGTCTCTCCAATCTAACCTCATTGGACCTCAGTGGGAATAAGATTGTAATTCTTTTGGACTTCACCTTCCAAGACCTGAAAAGTCTGAAAAACCTGGAAGTTGGAGACAATGATTTAGTTTATATTTCCAACAAGGCCTTTCTGGGTCTAGTTGGGCTGAGGGAGCTGACCATTGAGAGGTGCAACCTGACTTCTGTGTCCAGCCAGTCTCTGTCTTACCTGCATAACCTGGTGGCTCTGCGTCTCCGCTACCTCAGTATCTCCACCTTAGAGGACCAGAACTTCCGCAAGCTGGGAAACCTGAGGGGCCTCGAGATCGATCACTGGCCCTTTTTGGAGCACATTTCCCCTCACAGCCTGCAGGGTCTAAACTTGTCTTGGCTGTCGATTACTCACACTAACATCACCTCTGTGCCCACCTCTGCCCTACGCAGTCTGGCTCACCTCACCAGCCTCAACCTCTCCTACAACCCTATCTCTGTGTTGGAGTCCTGGGCGCTGCGGGACCTTGTAAGGCTGAAGGAGCTGCATCTGGTCAACACAAATCTGGTGGCAGTGCAGCCGTATGCGCTGGGTGGCCTAAGGCAAATCAGCCTCCTTAACCTCTCCACTAACGGCCTGGTGTCCCTAGAAGAGGGAGCGTTTCAGTCTGTCAACACTCTGGAGACGCTGCGTTTGGACGGGAACCCTCTGGCCTGCGATTGCCGCTTGCTGTGGATCCTTCAGCGCAGGAAAACCCTCAATTTCGAAAGCGCCTCCCCAGTGTGTATGACGCCCGTCGAGGTGCAGGGACGGGCTCTGAACGCTTTCTCTGACTCAGCTCTCTTTGATCACTTTACTTGCCAGAAGCCCAAAATCCGCAACAGAAAGCTACAGCAGGTAACTGCCCGCGAGGGGCAGGTTGTGTCATTCATTTGCAAAGCAGAAGGTGAGCCGACACCGGTGATATTCTGGATCTCTCCTCAACGCCGCCGCATCACAACAAAGAGTAGCGGCCGCCTAACTGTGTTACCAGAGGGCACATTAGAAATACGGTACGCCCAGGTAACAGACAGTGGAACCTACATCTGCATAGCCAGCAATGCTGGTGGAAATGACACCTATTTTGCCACACTTACAGTCAGTGGGCTGCCACTAGATGCAGCCCTAATGGCAAACCGCACGTACTATGCTGGGGACCTTAATGACACAAATCTGAACGACACCAGAGTCTTCCTAAAGTTTACTCTGGACCTCAAGACCATCCTTATATCCACAGCTATGGGCTGTATCATGTTCCTGGGGGTGGTTCTCTTCTGTTTCATTCTGCTCTTTGTGTGGAGTCGAGGGAGAGGGCAGCACAAGAACAATTTCTCAGTGGAGTATTCCTTCAGAAAGGTGGATGGACCCGCTGCCAGTGGAGGACAGGGTGGGGCCCGCAAGTTCAACATGAAAATGATTTGA